From one Caldithrix abyssi DSM 13497 genomic stretch:
- a CDS encoding ATP-binding protein: MMKRKLFEQFKKYHFEWKHLAVLFMVLIFFQLLVSYINKVSLHHLIDQTENWYKLDSAEKIANLTSTSIELLMETNPTKKTYSAEERRELIQAFNIIFSQQILQRNIQEVCLLGEIEGQYYAIDNGQSLFDFFYLDNPRLLQTEHVHDEAIGLYKELEENIRRKEQILSLEEGQVYKVFVPLVPRGEYFGALFMRIKPDFGFITTQITSNYDETALIFSALILFGLLAMFYISAYTVRERDEAQQLLFKERERYIKEHIAHQKEALFTKRIYHTHHKAEKIMGFIKEDLRNLNPNNFEDIRHRISQYANFISRVIYDMKWYDPPLQTIRSPIFKTDLNGVIRFIVDAIFQRTSSQSEAVQFTLKLDDRLPLVNINEFVVWEIIEPLIQNAIDHSKVETIHVEIQSHYDAQNQLGSIRISDNGKGIREDLLGKEADGIQRLFLENISTKEEGRRTGYGCYLSYQIALRCGWKISAENSSAGGASFIIFIPFGKISRKAPGTHEKNEGTQHAI, translated from the coding sequence ATGATGAAACGTAAATTATTCGAACAATTTAAAAAGTATCATTTTGAATGGAAGCATCTGGCCGTTTTGTTTATGGTGCTTATTTTCTTTCAGTTGCTTGTTTCTTACATCAATAAAGTTTCGTTGCATCATTTAATTGATCAAACCGAAAATTGGTACAAGCTGGATTCGGCCGAGAAAATAGCTAATTTAACATCGACATCTATCGAACTGTTGATGGAGACCAATCCGACTAAAAAAACATACAGCGCGGAGGAACGTCGCGAGTTAATCCAGGCGTTTAATATCATCTTTTCCCAACAAATTCTTCAACGCAATATTCAGGAAGTTTGTTTATTGGGCGAAATTGAGGGCCAGTACTATGCCATTGATAACGGTCAGTCTTTGTTTGATTTTTTTTATCTGGATAATCCCCGATTGTTGCAGACCGAACACGTGCACGACGAGGCCATTGGGCTTTACAAAGAGCTGGAGGAAAATATCCGCCGGAAAGAGCAAATTTTAAGTCTGGAAGAAGGCCAGGTTTACAAGGTTTTTGTACCTCTGGTTCCGCGGGGCGAATATTTTGGCGCGCTTTTCATGCGCATAAAACCGGACTTCGGTTTTATTACGACTCAAATTACGTCCAATTATGATGAAACGGCATTGATTTTTTCGGCTTTAATTCTTTTTGGTTTGCTGGCCATGTTTTATATTTCGGCTTATACCGTCCGCGAAAGAGATGAAGCGCAACAGTTGTTATTTAAAGAACGGGAAAGATATATTAAAGAACATATTGCGCATCAAAAAGAGGCGTTGTTTACCAAAAGGATTTATCACACACATCATAAAGCAGAAAAGATAATGGGTTTTATTAAAGAAGACCTGCGCAACCTGAATCCAAATAATTTTGAGGATATTCGTCATCGAATCAGCCAGTACGCCAATTTTATCAGCCGCGTTATTTACGATATGAAGTGGTACGATCCGCCCTTACAAACCATTCGAAGTCCGATATTCAAAACCGATTTGAACGGCGTCATTCGTTTTATTGTGGATGCTATTTTTCAAAGAACTTCCAGTCAAAGCGAGGCGGTTCAGTTTACGTTAAAACTTGATGATCGCCTTCCGCTGGTCAATATCAATGAGTTTGTGGTGTGGGAAATTATCGAGCCGCTCATTCAAAATGCGATTGATCACAGCAAGGTTGAGACCATCCATGTTGAAATTCAATCGCATTACGATGCGCAAAACCAATTGGGGAGCATTCGGATTAGCGATAATGGAAAAGGAATTAGAGAGGATTTACTGGGCAAGGAAGCAGACGGCATTCAGCGCCTGTTTCTGGAGAATATTTCTACCAAAGAAGAGGGGCGCCGAACGGGCTATGGATGCTATCTGTCGTATCAGATCGCTTTGCGCTGCGGATGGAAGATTTCGGCGGAAAATAGTTCAGCAGGCGGAGCGAGTTTCATCATTTTTATTCCTTTTGGTAAAATAAGCCGTAAGGCGCCTGGCACACATGAAAAGAATGAGGGGACACAACATGCAATTTAA